The Candidatus Arthromitus sp. SFB-mouse-Japan genome includes a region encoding these proteins:
- a CDS encoding 23S rRNA (pseudouridine(1915)-N(3))-methyltransferase RlmH: MRINLFLNKKDLRNSDLFPAIMDYFRRIDKFVKINIYYCLNSKLFDQSDSYNINISIDGEYMDSIEFSNIIRFKSMDRIKNINIVFGTSNLYHNICFVCFNVDIDLLFLIVLEQIYRSYKIINNEPYHK, from the coding sequence ATGAGGATAAATTTATTTTTAAATAAGAAGGACTTAAGGAATTCTGATTTATTTCCTGCAATAATGGATTATTTTAGAAGAATTGACAAGTTTGTAAAGATTAATATTTATTATTGTTTAAATAGTAAATTGTTTGATCAGAGTGATTCGTATAATATTAATATATCAATAGATGGAGAGTATATGGATTCTATTGAATTTAGTAATATTATAAGATTTAAAAGTATGGATAGAATAAAAAATATTAATATTGTTTTTGGAACATCTAATTTATATCATAATATTTGTTTTGTATGTTTTAATGTAGATATAGATTTATTGTTTTTAATTGTATTGGAGCAAATATATAGATCATATAAAATAATCAATAATGAACCATATCATAAGTAA
- a CDS encoding 23S rRNA (pseudouridine(1915)-N(3))-methyltransferase RlmH, with amino-acid sequence MLRKVSLISVGTLKDYFKKSEKYYKGSVDLITIKESDRILESKSILNIINKNKDSLYVLFDVNGVRDLGEINKLKNINKNIYFIVGGSEGVCNEIKTKCNYTIRLSSFTYPHQIFRLIALKFINEMFYK; translated from the coding sequence ATGTTGCGGAAGGTAAGTTTAATTTCTGTTGGTACATTGAAAGATTATTTTAAGAAATCAGAGAAATATTATAAAGGTTCTGTTGATTTAATAACTATAAAAGAAAGTGATAGAATCTTAGAGAGTAAGAGTATATTGAATATAATAAATAAGAACAAGGATAGTTTATATGTATTGTTTGATGTAAATGGTGTCAGAGACTTAGGTGAAATTAATAAACTTAAGAATATTAATAAAAATATCTATTTTATAGTTGGTGGTAGTGAAGGGGTATGTAATGAAATAAAGACTAAGTGTAATTATACAATTAGGTTAAGTAGTTTTACGTATCCACATCAGATATTTAGGTTAATTGCATTGAAATTTATAAATGAGATGTTTTATAAATGA
- a CDS encoding SEC-C metal-binding domain-containing protein gives MNLYDKWTNMVTEFVKTKGEAVFWNEYKSVELKIYKDILGNKSFRFTSSISQLSKKYGISEEFIVGFVDGISESLNTNVDIENITLNDEIDFNIDVEKLYFNMLDAKADYLFNLQEWKDILSSDKIKEITTKWRSSKVVVNSIKIGRNELCLCGSGKKYKKCCGR, from the coding sequence ATGAATTTATATGATAAATGGACTAATATGGTTACTGAATTCGTTAAGACAAAAGGTGAAGCAGTATTTTGGAATGAGTATAAAAGTGTAGAATTAAAAATTTATAAGGATATACTTGGGAATAAAAGTTTTAGATTTACCTCTAGTATTAGTCAATTATCTAAGAAATATGGTATAAGTGAGGAATTTATAGTAGGGTTTGTTGATGGTATAAGTGAGAGTTTAAATACGAATGTAGATATAGAAAATATTACATTAAATGATGAAATAGATTTTAATATTGATGTGGAAAAATTATATTTTAATATGTTGGATGCTAAAGCTGATTATTTATTCAATTTACAAGAATGGAAGGATATTTTATCTAGTGATAAGATTAAAGAAATTACAACCAAATGGAGATCATCTAAAGTTGTAGTAAATAGTATAAAAATTGGAAGAAATGAATTGTGTTTATGTGGTAGTGGTAAAAAATATAAGAAATGTTGCGGAAGGTAA
- a CDS encoding CxxH/CxxC protein: MIDNIYCSCEEHIGYVIDDFINTYELVPNIEFDRDNNYCNYCNKYAKYIVMD; encoded by the coding sequence ATGATAGATAATATATATTGTTCATGTGAGGAACATATAGGTTATGTTATTGATGATTTTATTAACACATATGAATTAGTTCCGAATATTGAATTTGATAGGGATAATAATTATTGTAATTATTGCAATAAGTATGCAAAATATATTGTAATGGATTAA
- a CDS encoding MBL fold metallo-hydrolase: protein MKFCSISSGSSGNCFFVGSDRTNILIDIGISKKSLLNAINMINVKPNLISGILITHEHLDHYKGASVVCKSLDIPLYLNELTFKNIEDKLKGVERINIIDNKEFSIGDLDIRTFKLPHDAVDPIGYSILDGTKKLSIATDIGYMSKDVFDNIKDSDVILIESNYNEDMLRLSNYPYFLKERILSDHGHLSNEECALTIVKLAEISYKRVILGHLSITSNFPELAYKTSEKIILNHGMKIGKDLKLTIAHRSLPSNYMRF, encoded by the coding sequence ATGAAATTTTGTTCTATAAGTAGTGGTAGTTCTGGTAATTGTTTTTTTGTTGGAAGTGATAGAACAAATATTTTAATAGATATAGGAATATCAAAAAAATCATTATTAAATGCTATTAATATGATTAATGTGAAACCTAATTTAATTAGTGGTATATTAATAACGCATGAACATTTAGATCATTATAAAGGAGCCAGTGTAGTATGTAAAAGTTTAGATATTCCATTGTATTTAAATGAATTGACATTTAAAAATATTGAGGATAAATTAAAAGGTGTAGAAAGAATAAACATAATAGATAATAAAGAATTTTCGATTGGTGATTTAGATATTAGAACCTTTAAATTACCTCATGATGCTGTTGATCCAATTGGCTATAGTATTTTAGATGGAACAAAAAAGTTGAGTATAGCTACTGATATTGGTTATATGTCAAAGGATGTTTTTGATAATATAAAAGATTCAGATGTGATATTGATTGAGAGTAATTATAATGAAGATATGCTTAGACTTAGTAATTATCCTTATTTTTTAAAAGAAAGAATACTTAGTGATCATGGGCATTTGTCAAATGAGGAATGCGCATTAACGATAGTTAAATTAGCAGAAATATCTTATAAAAGAGTTATTTTGGGACATTTAAGTATTACAAGTAATTTTCCTGAACTTGCATACAAAACTTCAGAAAAAATTATTTTAAATCATGGTATGAAAATTGGAAAAGATTTGAAGTTAACTATTGCACACAGAAGTTTACCAAGTAATTATATGAGGTTTTGA
- a CDS encoding UDP-N-acetylglucosamine 1-carboxyvinyltransferase yields the protein MEKIIINGSNPLYGSIEISGAKNAAVAVIPATVMCSEGICVIDNMPDIEDVNKLVRILRTLGSNVRKINNTLIIDNSDLQSYRADSDDVHNMRASYYLIGALLARFKKAIVDLPGGCSIGDRPIDQHIRGLEKLGVNIRIEHGSVIAETDKLVGNNIFFDVVSVGATINVMLAACFADGVTVLENVAKEPHVVDVANFLNLMGANIKGAGTDIIKITGVNRLLGCNYSIIPDQIEASTYMMATAACTGEVLIKNVIPKHLESITAKLIEMGVTIFEYDDSILVKSVERLKGVNIKTAPYPGFPTDVQQIIGVLMSISEGTSIISESIFENRFKYFDELKKMGVNVKIEGRAAIINGVNRLTGCKLRATDLRAGAAMIIAGLVAEGTTEIVSIKHIDRGYPHIEEKFRKLGANIYREYRSDIKEFKNII from the coding sequence ATGGAAAAGATTATAATAAATGGATCTAATCCACTTTATGGAAGTATAGAAATTAGTGGTGCGAAGAATGCAGCAGTTGCTGTGATACCAGCTACAGTTATGTGTAGTGAAGGAATTTGTGTAATAGATAATATGCCTGATATAGAAGATGTAAATAAATTAGTGAGAATATTGAGGACTTTGGGATCTAATGTACGAAAAATAAATAATACATTAATAATAGATAACTCTGATTTACAAAGTTATCGAGCTGATAGTGATGATGTACATAATATGAGAGCCTCTTATTATTTAATAGGTGCGCTATTAGCAAGATTTAAGAAAGCAATCGTAGATTTACCAGGAGGTTGTAGCATAGGTGATCGTCCTATAGACCAACATATAAGAGGGTTGGAGAAACTTGGTGTTAATATTAGGATTGAACATGGATCAGTGATTGCTGAAACTGATAAATTGGTTGGGAATAATATATTTTTTGATGTGGTAAGTGTAGGGGCAACTATAAATGTAATGTTAGCAGCATGTTTTGCAGATGGAGTTACTGTTCTTGAAAATGTTGCAAAAGAACCACATGTTGTTGATGTCGCGAATTTTTTGAATTTAATGGGAGCAAATATAAAAGGTGCAGGTACAGATATTATAAAAATAACTGGTGTTAATAGACTTTTAGGATGTAATTATTCAATAATACCAGATCAAATAGAAGCATCTACATACATGATGGCAACTGCAGCTTGTACAGGGGAAGTATTGATTAAAAATGTAATACCAAAGCATTTAGAGTCCATAACAGCAAAACTTATAGAAATGGGCGTAACTATTTTTGAATATGATGACAGTATTTTGGTTAAAAGTGTTGAACGTTTGAAAGGCGTAAATATTAAAACTGCGCCATATCCAGGATTTCCAACTGATGTACAACAAATAATAGGTGTCCTTATGAGTATTTCTGAAGGGACTAGTATTATAAGTGAGAGTATATTTGAAAATAGATTTAAATATTTTGATGAATTAAAGAAAATGGGGGTAAATGTTAAGATTGAGGGAAGAGCTGCTATTATAAATGGAGTAAATAGGCTTACGGGATGTAAGCTTAGAGCTACAGATCTTAGAGCTGGGGCTGCTATGATTATAGCTGGATTAGTGGCAGAGGGAACTACAGAAATAGTTTCAATAAAACATATAGATAGGGGATATCCTCATATAGAAGAAAAATTTAGGAAATTGGGTGCTAATATATATAGAGAATACAGAAGTGATATTAAGGAATTTAAAAATATAATATAA
- a CDS encoding DUF1540 domain-containing protein produces MLKNNNILCNVVECKFNDKNQYCTLDKIKITKHDAIVKNIESTDCASFQSMK; encoded by the coding sequence ATGTTGAAGAATAACAATATATTGTGTAATGTAGTAGAATGTAAATTTAATGACAAAAATCAATACTGTACTTTAGACAAAATAAAGATAACTAAACATGATGCAATAGTCAAAAATATAGAGTCAACAGATTGTGCAAGTTTTCAGTCTATGAAATAG
- a CDS encoding S8/S53 family peptidase — protein MITIKNKIHTNLLNIFNKRTLTNYRIILELNNSSPKIIKKIQDNQNCTLIHHMCDLNIICCIVSHKLLNMLINSPEVKYISFDSEVFLCGNKLYSEIEKPNYKTMPYNTNLTGKNIRIGIIDSGIYPLNIFIKPKNRIVLFKDFINNISYPYDDNGHGTAMCNIIGGNFIYKNTVLKNSSECDFCVIKTFDKYNKSYCSLIFKAIDLIYEISAKFNIQILYLPFELHEFNKFILDIFQILIDKISKSNIIVLVPSGNNSTNYCSLKGLSLLDNCLVVGGINFKDSSKGIYSNKFIKPNIVSIYENIYLQNINTKYVPEKNNQYIYPTKPNNSLIEYFGTSCSCAYVCALITLLKQKNISVNINDVMSLLKISCNKTNNLDDSIQGLGTINLTQLLE, from the coding sequence ATGATTACTATTAAAAATAAAATACACACTAATCTTTTAAATATATTTAACAAACGTACACTTACTAATTACAGAATAATATTAGAACTAAACAATAGCTCTCCAAAAATAATAAAAAAAATCCAAGACAATCAAAATTGTACTCTAATACACCATATGTGCGATTTAAATATCATATGTTGTATAGTATCTCATAAATTATTAAACATGTTAATAAATTCCCCTGAAGTTAAATACATTTCTTTTGACTCTGAAGTTTTCTTATGTGGAAACAAATTATATTCAGAAATTGAAAAACCCAATTATAAAACTATGCCATATAACACTAACTTAACTGGTAAAAACATACGCATAGGTATAATAGATTCAGGAATTTATCCATTAAATATTTTTATTAAACCAAAAAATAGAATAGTATTATTTAAAGATTTTATAAACAACATTTCATATCCATATGATGATAATGGACATGGTACAGCTATGTGTAATATAATAGGTGGAAACTTCATATATAAAAACACCGTACTTAAAAATTCCTCAGAATGCGACTTTTGTGTAATCAAAACATTTGATAAATACAATAAATCGTATTGCTCATTGATTTTTAAAGCTATTGATTTAATATATGAAATTTCTGCTAAATTTAATATTCAAATATTATACCTTCCATTTGAACTTCATGAATTTAATAAATTTATACTAGATATATTCCAAATTTTAATAGATAAAATATCCAAATCTAATATTATTGTATTAGTACCATCAGGAAATAATTCAACTAATTACTGTTCACTAAAAGGTCTATCATTACTTGATAATTGCCTTGTAGTAGGAGGTATTAACTTCAAAGATTCATCAAAAGGTATTTATAGTAATAAATTTATTAAACCTAATATAGTATCTATTTACGAAAATATCTATTTGCAAAATATAAATACCAAGTATGTTCCAGAAAAAAATAATCAATATATATATCCAACTAAACCCAATAATTCATTAATTGAGTATTTTGGTACCTCCTGTTCATGTGCTTATGTATGTGCTTTGATAACATTACTTAAACAAAAAAACATATCAGTAAATATAAATGATGTTATGTCTTTACTAAAAATAAGTTGTAATAAAACTAACAATTTAGATGATTCTATACAAGGATTAGGTACAATCAACTTAACCCAATTATTAGAATAA
- a CDS encoding M23 family metallopeptidase: MHNFKGKINIGNIIFAINIIFIILILYLISGKTLGYVILVNGNQIGVTKNKKIFNEYYEEKLHNNNIKSQEIVKMDSLDFKIGLVNKIECLSVDETIKILDENLDFYIKAYSLFLGDKKIANIDNRDVFNNVKKRLFDYYIGKHNLNDIPINWIKIKEKVEFSEEVLSFKDTMNEDQLYDFILSNNENNNILATVEIVASKTFLENIEGNKVQIMKLYNQSSNKEKIYQNGFDREVVREITYNNDKYVGMKKVSTKMLRSPLNEVQNGELFYLNNPSKGNVITSPFGLRWGGEKHHGIDIAGDIGDPIFAAESGFANLVSYNNVYGNYMKLNHGKGVETLYGHCDVMFIKEGEYVKKGQIIGEIGNTGRSTGPHLHFEVRVNGKADNPLNYVAY; the protein is encoded by the coding sequence ATGCATAATTTTAAAGGTAAAATAAATATTGGGAATATAATTTTTGCTATTAATATTATCTTTATAATATTAATACTTTACTTAATATCTGGTAAAACCTTAGGTTATGTAATTTTGGTTAATGGAAATCAGATTGGAGTTACAAAAAATAAAAAAATATTTAATGAATATTATGAGGAAAAATTGCACAATAATAATATCAAATCACAGGAAATTGTAAAAATGGATTCTTTAGATTTTAAAATAGGATTAGTTAATAAGATAGAATGTTTATCTGTTGATGAAACTATTAAAATTTTAGATGAAAATTTAGACTTTTATATTAAAGCTTATAGTTTATTTCTTGGTGATAAAAAAATTGCAAACATAGATAATAGGGATGTATTCAATAATGTAAAGAAGAGATTATTTGATTATTATATAGGAAAGCACAATTTAAATGATATTCCTATTAATTGGATTAAGATTAAAGAAAAAGTTGAATTTAGTGAAGAAGTTTTAAGTTTTAAAGATACCATGAATGAAGATCAATTATATGACTTTATTTTAAGTAATAATGAAAACAACAATATTTTAGCTACCGTCGAAATAGTAGCTAGTAAGACTTTTTTGGAAAATATTGAAGGAAATAAAGTACAAATCATGAAACTCTATAATCAAAGCAGTAATAAAGAGAAAATATACCAGAATGGATTTGATCGTGAAGTTGTTAGAGAAATTACTTATAATAATGATAAGTATGTGGGGATGAAGAAAGTATCTACTAAGATGTTAAGATCTCCTTTAAATGAGGTTCAAAATGGTGAATTATTCTATTTAAATAATCCTTCTAAAGGCAATGTAATAACTTCTCCTTTTGGATTAAGGTGGGGTGGAGAGAAACATCATGGGATTGATATTGCAGGTGATATAGGTGATCCTATATTTGCAGCAGAATCTGGGTTTGCAAATTTGGTGTCATATAATAATGTATATGGCAATTATATGAAATTAAATCACGGAAAAGGAGTTGAAACATTATATGGACATTGTGATGTTATGTTTATAAAGGAAGGTGAATATGTGAAAAAGGGTCAGATAATAGGAGAGATAGGTAATACTGGCAGAAGCACTGGACCGCATTTGCATTTTGAAGTGAGGGTTAATGGCAAAGCAGATAATCCATTAAATTATGTAGCATATTAG
- a CDS encoding DnaD domain protein, which yields MSLYKLTSPFVNYTLIDNSFIDNFLPTARGEYVKIYILILKYASSGELGFNTSFIAKTLNLLESDVKNALNYWNDLGLIKISTLDNKISNVEFNQLSESNNYTSSLNLIDQINDNNLIDFFRDIETTIGRPLSQKEMETYINWTKNYKFSYELILYLISYCVNKNKKDFRYIEKVAISWSDLNINTLDQAMVYTEKREKQFSNIKKILNYIGLTDTEISKPHEELFNKWLITYNMPLELIYKACDICCSKLSKPDLNYIDGILNNFKNSNIFSLKDLEKYESNKNSISKNFSNKSINKNSFSNFPQRDYDYEKLEKILTQNNYEGNNTND from the coding sequence ATGAGTTTATATAAATTAACTTCTCCATTTGTAAACTACACTTTAATCGATAATAGTTTTATTGATAATTTTTTACCTACTGCTCGTGGAGAGTATGTGAAAATATATATCCTTATTCTCAAATACGCATCTTCTGGAGAGCTAGGATTCAATACATCTTTTATTGCTAAAACTCTTAATTTATTAGAATCTGATGTCAAAAATGCTCTTAATTATTGGAATGATTTAGGATTAATAAAAATTTCAACATTAGACAATAAAATTTCTAATGTTGAATTTAATCAATTATCAGAATCAAATAACTATACATCATCCTTAAATTTAATAGATCAAATAAATGATAACAATCTTATAGATTTTTTTAGAGATATTGAAACAACTATAGGTAGACCACTATCACAAAAGGAAATGGAAACATACATAAATTGGACCAAAAATTATAAATTTTCATATGAATTAATTCTCTACTTAATAAGTTATTGCGTAAATAAAAATAAAAAAGATTTTAGGTATATAGAAAAGGTTGCCATTTCATGGTCTGATTTAAATATTAATACCCTTGATCAGGCTATGGTGTATACAGAAAAAAGAGAGAAACAATTTTCTAATATAAAAAAAATACTGAATTATATAGGATTAACTGATACTGAAATTAGCAAACCTCATGAAGAATTATTTAATAAATGGCTTATAACTTATAATATGCCCCTAGAACTAATTTATAAAGCATGTGACATATGCTGTTCAAAATTATCAAAACCTGATCTAAATTATATTGATGGTATATTAAACAACTTTAAAAATTCAAATATATTTTCTCTTAAAGATTTGGAAAAATATGAATCAAATAAAAATTCAATATCAAAAAATTTTTCAAATAAATCTATTAATAAAAATTCATTTTCAAATTTCCCGCAAAGAGACTATGACTATGAGAAACTTGAAAAAATATTGACTCAAAATAACTATGAAGGAAATAATACAAATGATTAA
- a CDS encoding ATP-binding protein has product MIKGYGEKLNNLYQEIRSNNLKEHIKRLENVYNINPELRTLNNNIKKLTFQLIKSNNNITSNQLKIKINEIRSRLKTILNNLNFPDNYLDNIYNCNMCNDTGYILNEKCSCLITNLTKLYLNDSELKLSILKNNFENFNFSFYSDNITQNNKISPSNNIKNIYTNILNYIKTFKTNKLNLLFNGECGSGKTFMTHCIAKDLLDKGYSVLYKTSEDLLIELFHYYTNKNVNNFNENINDSFLMQCDLLIIDDLGTENQNKLYNSILFNFINKKLMLDKRMIISTNFTLRDLQQTYSDRIFSRIVGNFRIHNFFVHEDIRIQKQQIKREG; this is encoded by the coding sequence ATGATTAAAGGATATGGTGAAAAATTAAATAATTTATATCAAGAAATAAGATCGAATAATTTAAAAGAACATATTAAAAGATTAGAAAATGTATATAACATTAATCCAGAATTAAGAACCTTAAATAATAATATAAAAAAGTTAACATTTCAATTAATAAAATCAAATAATAATATCACATCAAATCAATTAAAAATAAAAATAAATGAAATAAGAAGTAGACTTAAAACCATATTAAATAACTTAAATTTTCCAGATAATTATTTGGATAATATTTATAATTGCAATATGTGTAATGATACTGGGTATATATTAAATGAAAAATGTTCTTGTTTAATAACAAATCTAACTAAACTTTACTTAAATGACTCAGAGCTAAAATTATCTATACTAAAAAATAATTTCGAAAATTTTAACTTTTCTTTTTATTCTGACAATATCACTCAAAACAACAAAATATCACCAAGTAATAATATAAAAAACATATACACTAATATTTTAAATTATATAAAAACATTTAAAACAAATAAATTAAATTTACTATTTAATGGAGAATGTGGAAGTGGTAAAACCTTTATGACTCATTGTATAGCTAAAGATTTATTAGATAAAGGATATTCAGTACTATATAAAACTTCTGAAGATTTATTAATAGAATTATTCCATTACTACACTAATAAAAATGTAAATAATTTTAATGAAAATATTAATGATTCATTTCTAATGCAATGTGATTTACTTATAATTGATGATCTAGGTACAGAGAACCAAAACAAATTATATAACTCAATTCTTTTTAATTTTATTAACAAAAAATTAATGTTGGATAAAAGAATGATTATTTCTACTAATTTTACCCTTAGAGATTTACAGCAAACATATTCTGATAGAATATTTTCTCGTATTGTAGGAAACTTTAGAATTCATAACTTTTTCGTTCATGAAGATATACGAATTCAAAAACAACAGATTAAGAGGGAGGGATAA
- the rpsR gene encoding 30S ribosomal protein S18, giving the protein MRKTRKKVCSFCVEKSDFIDYKDVNKLRKFVTERGKILPRRISGTCARHQREVTRAIKLARNIVLLPFTTD; this is encoded by the coding sequence ATGAGGAAAACAAGAAAGAAAGTGTGTTCCTTTTGTGTTGAAAAGTCTGATTTTATAGATTATAAAGATGTTAATAAATTAAGAAAGTTTGTTACGGAGAGAGGTAAGATTTTACCAAGAAGAATATCAGGTACATGCGCGAGACATCAGAGAGAAGTTACAAGAGCTATAAAACTTGCCAGGAATATAGTTTTGCTTCCTTTTACAACAGATTAA
- a CDS encoding single-stranded DNA-binding protein codes for MNKVILIGRLTKDPELRFTPSGTAVSTITLAIDRKINSKEQQKSTDFIQVIIWGKQAEATANYINKGCKFAVCGRIQTRTYIDKDNNKRYVTEVVADEVSFIEWGNKSSYRKLSDNDDFGNGVDYGDIPIGDDMTLIDDDVPF; via the coding sequence ATGAATAAAGTGATCTTAATAGGTAGATTAACTAAAGATCCTGAATTGAGATTTACACCAAGCGGTACGGCAGTATCAACAATTACACTAGCTATTGATAGAAAAATTAATTCCAAGGAACAACAAAAAAGTACTGATTTTATACAAGTTATAATTTGGGGTAAGCAAGCTGAAGCTACAGCTAATTATATAAATAAAGGATGTAAATTTGCTGTTTGTGGTAGAATTCAAACGAGAACTTATATTGATAAAGACAATAATAAAAGATATGTAACGGAAGTTGTAGCAGATGAGGTATCATTTATAGAATGGGGTAATAAATCATCTTATAGGAAGTTATCAGATAATGATGATTTTGGTAATGGTGTTGATTATGGTGATATTCCTATTGGAGATGATATGACCTTAATTGATGATGATGTTCCGTTTTGA
- the rpsF gene encoding 30S ribosomal protein S6, with protein MRKYETVFILNPDSTEEKISDIVNKVTNIIENYNGDIEGIDHWGRKKLAYEINKKSEGYFILINFSSSEDLPKELDRNFKIMDDIIRHIIVNRK; from the coding sequence GTGAGGAAATATGAAACTGTTTTTATACTAAATCCAGATAGTACTGAAGAAAAGATATCTGATATCGTAAATAAAGTAACTAATATTATAGAAAATTATAATGGTGATATAGAAGGTATTGATCATTGGGGAAGGAAAAAATTAGCTTACGAAATAAATAAAAAAAGTGAAGGATATTTTATTTTAATAAATTTTTCAAGTAGTGAGGATTTGCCTAAGGAATTAGATAGAAATTTTAAAATAATGGATGATATTATAAGACATATAATAGTAAATAGAAAATAG
- a CDS encoding DUF3343 domain-containing protein: MEYILIFSNTYRALKCEKILNDIKIRLTIVPVPSHITSSCGIGIGINKEDLNDIIKLINDKKIIVKDIYDNINKKKLEDI, from the coding sequence ATGGAATATATATTAATTTTTTCAAATACATATAGAGCTTTAAAGTGTGAAAAAATTTTGAATGATATTAAAATAAGATTGACTATAGTACCTGTGCCATCACACATAACTAGCAGTTGTGGTATCGGTATTGGAATTAATAAAGAAGATTTAAATGATATAATTAAGCTTATAAATGACAAAAAAATAATTGTTAAAGATATATATGATAATATTAATAAAAAGAAATTGGAGGATATATAA